In Nerophis lumbriciformis linkage group LG12, RoL_Nlum_v2.1, whole genome shotgun sequence, a single genomic region encodes these proteins:
- the ssh1a gene encoding protein phosphatase Slingshot homolog 1: MALVTLQRSPTPSAASSASTVTTTAGEDFGSEDERRMNQSLSESFFMVKGAALFLQQGSSQQGQKVHPHHKHAGDLPQHLQVMINILRSEDRIKLAVRLESAWLDRVRYMVVLYTSGRQDTEENILLGIDFTNKDCKSCSIGMVLPLWSDTKIHLDGDGGFTVNTAGRTHVFKPVSVQAMWSALQVLHKACEVSRRYNYFPGGMALTWMGYYESCIASEQSCINEWNTMKDLESTRPDSPTMFVDKPSERERTECLIKSKLRSIMTCQDLENVTCKQIRTELEQHMSCNLKGFKEFIDNEMLLILGQMDKATLIFDHVYLGSEWNASNLEELQETGVGYILNVTREIDNFFPGTFSYHNIRVYDEEATDLLAHWNDTYNFIVKAKKNHSKCLVHCKMGISRSASTVIAYAMKEFGWSLEKAYNFVKEKRSITRPNASFMRQLAEYEGILDASKQRHNKLWHPDADCDMAEGQQSLALCCGEEDHVTPEPGMSPCCEDSLPDKGAAGPSPCRKVALEIDPAYNNYYFRRLSDSALDSEPSTPVRGPPLLGMEKVFIEIEDVERDALLDDEAFDGRESLGLPPFGSTSEGTAAQTCSRGPEPLEELRLRLEFSTVEEEDEEDVQKEEAEMEVLMQPDDGGGGNGGGGAEESQDVEVEVDSEVNSMDLATLNDNCNNNNRLTSQRNLNGKATPLEANVSLLKDVLPTSLSNPCLKPNPAHSPSAPSLLSQASPEDLQCSVGLLSLSDCAGFASLCSTLVPVVRQQLADSRPVVGMKDCGDMSHVNMDAERGMSVEALPELVTMLDKDTPAEAGCQQKETLVELRRSGLVRRQAERLERLSGVTQESPPSLKPVHACQTQTKTSHTEEEEELGISTVYMKSSTPCQIRLEPLMVPLANEALFGAVGSGVRTPTSSPHGSTLTRSSSSDSLRSVRGKPGLVRQRAQEIETRMRLAGLTVSSRLKRSNSLAKLDCLNLSSEDLCSACSSDAGTLLLLSLSPEPDHGQKWESPAQPRKDPHTSAWPSS, from the exons CTTGAGTGAGAGCTTCTTCATGGTGAAAGGTGCTGCACTCTTCCTACAGCAAGGGAGCTCTCAGCAGGGCCAAAAAGTGCATCCTCACCACAAACATGCAG GTGACTTACCTCAACACCTGCAGGTGATGATAAACATTCTTCGTTCAGAGGACCGGATCAAACTG GCGGTGCGGCTGGAGAGTGCGTGGTTAGATCGTGTGCGATACATGGTAGTTTTATACACCAGCGGACGGCAGGACACGGAGGAGAACATCCTGCTGGGAATCGACTTTACTAACAAAGACTG CAAAAGCTGTTCGATTGGCATGGTGCTGCCTCTGTGGAGTGACACTAAAATCCATCTGGATGGAGATGG GGGCTTTACTGTGAACACGGCAGGTCGGACTCATGTCTTCAAACCTGTGTCAGTGCAGGCCATGTG GTCCGCTCTCCAGGTCCTGCATAAGGCATGTGAGGTGTCCCGCAGATACAACTACTTCCCTGGCGGGATGGCTCTCACTTGGATGGGATACTATGAAAGCTGCATTGCTTCAGAGCAGAGCTGCATCAATGAATGGAACACCATGAAGGACTTGGAGTCGACACGTCCCGATTCGCCCACCATGTTTGTTGACAA GCCTTCAGAGAGAGAAAGGACAGAGTGCCTTATTAAATCCAAACTTCGCAGCATCATGACTTGCCAGGATCTTGAGAATGTCACATGCAAACAG ATCCGCACTGAGTTGGAGCAGCACATGAGCTGCAACCTTAAGGGATTCAAAGAGTTCATAGACAACGAGATGCTGTTGATTTTGGGCCAGATGGACAAAGCAACACTTATCTTTGACCACGTCTATCTG GGCTCTGAATGGAATGCCTCCAATCTGGAAGAGCTCCAAGAGACAGG GGTGGGCTATATCCTCAATGTTACCAGGGAGATAGACAACTTCTTTCCAGGCACATTCAGTTATCACAACATACGTGTGTACGATGAAGAGGCCACTGACCTGCTTGCTCATTGGAACGATACGTACAACTTCATTGTTAAAGCAAA AAAGAACCACTCCAAGTGTCTTGTTCACTGTAAGATGGGCATCAGCCGATCCGCCTCCACAGTCATTGCTTATGCAATGAAAGAGTTCGGCTGGTCGCTAGAGAAGGCATACAACTTTGTCAAGGAAAAGAGGAGCATCACACGACCGAATGCAAGTTTCATGCGACAGCTGGCAGAGTACGAGGGCATCCTCGATGCGAG CAAACAGAGGCACAACAAGCTGTGGCATCCAGATGCAGACTGTGACATGGCAGAAGGCCAGCAGAGCTTGGCTCTGTGCTGTGGGGAGGAAGACCACGTCACCCCAGAACCAGGGATGTCTCCCTGCTGTGAAGACTCGCTGCCGGATAAAGGCGCAGCAGGCCCCTCCCCTTGCCGAAAAGTGGCCCTGGAGATCGACCCCGCCTACAACAACTATTATTTCCGCCGGCTCTCTGACTCCGCGCTAGACAGTGAGCCCTCAACGCCTGTGCGTGGCCCCCCTCTCCTGGGCATGGAGAAGGTCTTCATCGAAATCGAGGACGTCGAGCGAGATGCTCTGCTGGACGACGAAGCGTTCGATGGACGCGAAAGTCTGGGGCTTCCCCCTTTTGGGTCCACCTCGGAGGGCACCGCTGCCCAGACATGCAGTCGTGGCCCAGAGCCGCTGGAGGAGCTGCGATTGCGACTGGAGTTTAGCACAGTAGAGGAAGAGGATGAGGAGGATGTGCAAAAGGAGGAGGCAGAAATGGAGGTACTAATGCAGCCAGACGATGGAGGGGGCGGCAATGGAGGTGGGGGAGCAGAGGAAAGCCAAGATGTGGAGGTGGAAGTAGATAGTGAGGTTAACAGCATGGACCTGGCAACCCTGAATGACAATTGCAACAATAACAACCGATTGACCTCACAACGGAACCTCAAT ggaaAAGCCACACCTCTTGAAGCCAACGTGTCTTTACTAAAGGATGTTTTGCCAACTTCCCTATCAAATCCTTGCCTTAAGCCCAATCCTGCTCATTCCCCAAGTGCCCCATCTCTGCTGTCCCAGGCCTCTCCTGAAGACCTCCAGTGTTCGGTGGGACTCCTGTCTCTCTCTGACTGTGCCGGCTTCGCTTCCCTTTGCTCTACACTTGTCCCTGTTGTACGGCAGCAGCTGGCAGACTCTCGACCTGTTGTGGGGATGAAGGACTGTGGCGATATGTCGCATGTAAACATGGATGCCGAAAGGGGGATGTCTGTTGAGGCGCTCCCTGAGCTGGTGACCATGTTAGACAAAGATACTCCTGCTGAGGCTGGCTGCCAGCAAAAGGAGACCCTTGTGGAGCTGCGACGGTCTGGTTTAGTGCGCCGCCAGGCGGAGAGACTGGAGAGACTTTCAGGCGTGACCCAGGAGAGTCCGCCCTCCCTGAAGCCTGTGCACGCTTGCCAAACGCAGACGAAGACCTCACAcacagaggaggaggaagagttgGGCATCAGCACGGTTTATATGAAATCATCTACACCGTGCCAAATACGGTTAGAGCCGCTGATGGTTCCACTCGCCAATGAAGCCTTGTTTGGGGCGGTGGGGTCGGGGGTGCGCACCCCCACCTCCTCACCTCACGGCTCCACCCTGACACGCAGCTCCAGCAGCGACAGTCTGCGCAGCGTGAGAGGAAAGCCGGGCCTGGTGCGTCAGCGGGCGCAGGAGATCGAGACCCGGATGCGCCTGGCGGGCCTCACCGTGTCGTCCCGGCTGAAACGTTCCAACTCGCTGGCTAAGCTGGACTGCCTCAACCTCTCCTCCGAAGACCTGTGCTCCGCCTGCTCGTCAGATGCGGGGACACTACTACTCCTCTCGCTGTCCCCGGAGCCGGACCACGGCCAGAAGTGGGAGTCCCCCGCGCAACCCCGGAAGGACCCGCACACGTCCGCCTGGCCGTCCAGCTGA